The proteins below are encoded in one region of Microbispora sp. NBC_01189:
- a CDS encoding glycosyltransferase family 39 protein — protein MAEPPSAGAGAPASTVSPAQPTPAQPLPSRPSLVRPPRAVVALAAAVVAVLLAVSPWYGYHRDELYFRMLGERPRLGYFDTPPLTPMIARLSTAVFGDTVVALRIVPALCAGALVVLAALVARELGARDSDTGRAAQVLAAAGTAGAVLPLIAGHSLLTLTPDLVLWLAVTLCLLRVLLRGDGRYWLWTGLLAGIASYNRDLIVLLLGCAGLGLVVAGPREALRDRRLWLGALLALAIASPNLAYQVTHAWPQLQMAEALRIDEGADNRAAFVPLQILLLGPPQAVVCVAGWLRLWRDRRVRSLALAYPVACALILFSGGRPDYAGAFLLYLFAAGCVTAAGWRRRPVLVVALALNAVVAVVLALPVVPAASLAGTPVAAINEVARESVGMRDLAAQAGRVVGTLPAGERAGAVLLAGNYGEAGALRRWAGDFGLPAVYSGHNELWWWGPPPEGTRVAVSVGYPPDGLRTVFAECSVAGTVTGMPGEEQGRPITVCRDPLRPWRELWPLVRHYS, from the coding sequence GTGGCCGAGCCTCCGAGCGCCGGGGCGGGCGCCCCGGCGAGCACCGTGTCCCCCGCGCAGCCAACCCCCGCGCAGCCGCTCCCCAGCCGGCCATCCCTCGTCCGGCCGCCCCGGGCCGTGGTCGCGCTCGCCGCCGCGGTCGTGGCCGTGCTGCTCGCGGTGAGCCCCTGGTATGGCTATCACCGCGACGAGCTGTACTTCCGCATGCTGGGCGAGCGCCCCCGGCTCGGATACTTCGACACGCCGCCGCTCACCCCGATGATCGCCCGGCTGTCGACGGCGGTCTTCGGGGACACGGTCGTCGCGCTCCGGATCGTCCCCGCCCTGTGCGCCGGGGCGCTGGTCGTCCTCGCCGCGCTGGTCGCCCGGGAGCTGGGCGCCCGGGATTCGGACACAGGCCGCGCCGCGCAGGTCCTCGCCGCGGCCGGCACGGCGGGCGCGGTGCTTCCGCTGATCGCGGGACACTCGCTGCTGACCCTCACCCCCGATCTCGTGCTGTGGCTCGCGGTCACGCTGTGCCTGCTCCGGGTGCTGCTGCGCGGCGACGGCCGTTACTGGCTCTGGACGGGGCTGCTGGCCGGGATCGCGTCCTACAACCGCGACCTGATCGTGCTGCTGCTCGGCTGCGCCGGCCTGGGCCTCGTCGTCGCCGGCCCGCGCGAGGCGCTGCGGGACAGGCGCCTGTGGCTCGGGGCCCTCCTGGCCCTGGCGATCGCCTCGCCCAACCTGGCCTACCAGGTCACCCATGCCTGGCCGCAACTCCAGATGGCCGAGGCCCTGCGCATCGACGAGGGGGCCGACAACCGCGCCGCCTTCGTCCCCCTCCAGATCCTGCTGCTGGGTCCTCCTCAAGCGGTGGTGTGCGTGGCGGGCTGGCTGCGGCTCTGGCGTGACCGGCGGGTCCGCTCGCTCGCCCTGGCCTACCCCGTGGCCTGCGCCCTGATCCTGTTCTCGGGCGGCCGCCCCGACTACGCCGGCGCCTTCCTGCTCTACCTGTTCGCGGCCGGGTGCGTGACGGCGGCCGGATGGCGGAGGCGGCCCGTCCTCGTCGTGGCGCTGGCGCTCAACGCCGTGGTCGCGGTGGTCCTGGCGCTGCCGGTCGTCCCGGCCGCGTCCCTCGCGGGCACGCCGGTCGCGGCGATCAACGAGGTCGCCCGCGAGTCGGTGGGCATGCGAGACCTGGCGGCGCAGGCCGGGCGGGTGGTGGGCACGCTGCCCGCCGGCGAGCGGGCGGGGGCGGTGCTGCTCGCGGGGAACTACGGCGAGGCCGGCGCGCTGCGCCGCTGGGCGGGTGACTTCGGCCTGCCGGCGGTCTACAGCGGCCACAACGAGCTGTGGTGGTGGGGCCCGCCGCCGGAGGGGACCCGGGTGGCGGTCTCCGTCGGCTATCCGCCCGACGGTCTCCGCACGGTCTTCGCCGAATGCTCGGTCGCGGGCACGGTGACCGGGATGCCGGGCGAGGAGCAGGGCAGGCCGATCACGGTCTGCCGCGATCCCCTCCGGCCCTGGCGCGAGCTGTGGCCGCTCGTGCGTCACTACAGCTGA
- a CDS encoding DUF6203 family protein: MKRILQLVVTRWLARTPIGMVVLGLGWLFARKRRADQRQQAQTQVRRAPGRRSDDRYDRRRPVAGGRR, translated from the coding sequence ATGAAGAGAATCCTTCAGCTCGTCGTCACCCGCTGGCTGGCCCGTACGCCGATCGGGATGGTCGTGCTCGGCCTCGGCTGGCTGTTCGCGCGCAAGCGGCGCGCGGATCAGCGGCAGCAGGCGCAGACCCAGGTGCGCCGCGCGCCGGGCCGCCGGTCGGACGACCGGTACGACCGGCGGAGGCCGGTCGCGGGCGGCCGCCGCTGA
- a CDS encoding ATP-dependent DNA ligase: protein MLLIDLARTSAAVAADSARLAKIRHLAELLGRVGPDEAEIAIAYLSGELPQRQIGVGWRSLSDLPEPRQIATATLGQIDALIERIKAQSGTGSQAARRELLGELFGAVTRQEQSFLHRLLTGELRQGALDGVMIEAIARAADVPSAEVRRALTLRGSLPAVGAAALRGGVAELKAFHLEVGRAVAPMLAQSAASVTAALEKAGAPAAVEWKLDGVRVQAHRSGDDVAVFTRTLDDITGQVPELVEAVLGLPGTDLVLDGEVLALRPDGRPEPFQVTSGRVASRTGVASLREAVPLTVFFFDALRVDGADLLDLPDRERHAALETAVPAGLITPRLVTGDAGEAEAFFGDAVRRGHEGVVVKSLGTPYAAGRRGAGWIKVKPRHTMDLVVLAAEWGSGRRRGWLSNLHLGAYDPETGGFVMLGKTFKGLTDELLTWQTEQFLRIAESPAGSPADGPAGGSGDGSGDGPEGGHVVMLPPALVVEIAFDGVQRSSRYPGGMALRFARVLRYRPDKRPEEADTVAAVRAIMP, encoded by the coding sequence GTGTTGCTGATCGACCTTGCCCGGACGTCCGCGGCCGTGGCGGCGGATTCGGCGCGGCTGGCAAAGATCAGGCACCTGGCCGAGCTGCTCGGCCGGGTGGGCCCGGACGAGGCCGAGATCGCCATCGCCTACCTGTCGGGAGAGCTGCCGCAGCGTCAGATCGGCGTGGGCTGGCGGAGCCTCTCCGACCTTCCCGAGCCCCGCCAGATCGCGACGGCGACCCTCGGCCAGATCGACGCGCTGATCGAACGCATCAAGGCCCAGTCGGGGACGGGTTCGCAGGCCGCGCGCCGGGAACTGCTCGGTGAGCTGTTCGGCGCCGTGACGCGGCAGGAGCAGTCGTTCCTGCACCGGCTGCTGACGGGCGAGCTGCGCCAGGGGGCGCTCGACGGCGTGATGATCGAGGCGATCGCCAGGGCGGCGGACGTGCCCTCCGCCGAGGTGCGCCGGGCCCTGACCCTGCGCGGCTCGCTGCCGGCCGTCGGGGCGGCGGCGCTGCGCGGCGGGGTGGCGGAGCTCAAGGCGTTCCATCTGGAGGTCGGGCGGGCCGTCGCGCCGATGCTCGCACAGAGCGCGGCCAGTGTGACCGCCGCGCTGGAGAAGGCCGGCGCTCCCGCCGCGGTCGAGTGGAAGCTCGACGGCGTACGGGTCCAGGCGCATCGGTCGGGCGACGACGTCGCCGTCTTCACCCGTACGCTCGACGACATCACCGGTCAGGTTCCGGAGCTGGTCGAGGCGGTGCTGGGCCTGCCCGGCACCGATCTGGTCCTGGACGGCGAGGTCCTCGCTCTGCGTCCCGACGGCCGTCCCGAGCCGTTCCAGGTCACCTCGGGGCGGGTGGCCAGCAGGACCGGCGTCGCGTCGCTGCGGGAGGCCGTGCCGCTGACCGTCTTCTTCTTCGACGCCCTGCGGGTGGACGGGGCCGACCTGCTCGACCTGCCCGACCGGGAGCGGCACGCCGCGCTGGAGACGGCGGTCCCGGCCGGGTTGATCACCCCGCGCCTGGTCACCGGGGACGCCGGGGAGGCCGAGGCGTTCTTCGGCGACGCGGTGCGACGAGGGCACGAGGGCGTCGTCGTGAAGTCGCTGGGCACGCCGTACGCCGCGGGCCGGCGGGGAGCGGGCTGGATCAAGGTGAAGCCCCGGCACACCATGGACCTGGTCGTGCTGGCCGCCGAATGGGGCAGCGGACGACGCCGGGGCTGGCTGTCGAACCTGCACCTCGGCGCCTACGACCCGGAGACGGGCGGCTTCGTGATGCTCGGCAAGACGTTCAAGGGCCTCACCGACGAACTGCTGACCTGGCAGACCGAGCAGTTCCTGCGAATCGCCGAGAGCCCCGCGGGCAGCCCTGCCGACGGCCCCGCAGGCGGCTCTGGGGATGGCTCTGGGGACGGCCCCGAGGGCGGCCACGTCGTCATGCTCCCGCCCGCGCTGGTGGTGGAGATCGCCTTCGACGGGGTGCAACGGTCCAGCCGCTATCCCGGGGGCATGGCGCTGCGGTTCGCCCGGGTGCTGCGCTACCGCCCGGACAAGCGGCCGGAGGAGGCCGACACCGTCGCCGCCGTCCGCGCGATCATGCCCTGA
- a CDS encoding Maf family protein, whose translation MTELILASASPARLGVLRSAGLDPKVIVSGVDEDAITAATPEELCLKLAVAKAVAVSRTLGDGYVIGCDSVLELDGVAYGKPGTPEEAVRRWHMMRGRTGRLLTGHCVMDVAGGGTRSEVAATMVRFGTPSDEEIGTYVASGEPLRVAGAFTLDGLGGWFVEGIEGDHGNVLGISLPLLRRLLADLGVPVTRLWR comes from the coding sequence GTGACGGAACTGATACTCGCCTCCGCCTCACCCGCCCGGCTGGGCGTCCTGCGGTCGGCCGGGCTCGACCCCAAGGTGATCGTCAGCGGGGTCGACGAGGACGCGATCACGGCCGCCACTCCCGAGGAGCTCTGCCTGAAGCTGGCCGTGGCCAAGGCCGTCGCGGTGTCGCGGACGCTCGGCGACGGCTACGTGATCGGCTGCGACTCGGTGCTCGAACTCGACGGCGTCGCGTACGGCAAGCCGGGGACGCCCGAGGAGGCGGTGCGCCGCTGGCACATGATGCGCGGCAGGACCGGCCGGTTGCTGACCGGGCACTGCGTCATGGACGTCGCCGGGGGCGGCACGCGGTCCGAGGTCGCCGCGACCATGGTGCGGTTTGGCACCCCGTCGGACGAGGAGATCGGCACGTACGTCGCGAGCGGCGAGCCGCTGCGGGTGGCGGGGGCGTTCACCCTCGACGGCCTGGGCGGCTGGTTCGTGGAGGGCATCGAGGGCGACCACGGCAACGTGCTCGGCATCTCGCTTCCGCTGCTCCGCCGCCTGCTCGCCGATCTCGGCGTGCCGGTGACGCGCCTTTGGCGCTAG
- a CDS encoding DUF1707 and DUF4870 domain-containing protein, whose product MTNQDREQVVEHVKAAYAEGRLDKHEMDERLDRAMTARTHADLMPIMNDLYGARPAYVPRPPASFAPASAVEGGDRAGAAAAHLFALAGFFVVGPLLMMVTAGRTSPYIRRHAVEALNFHLTVIGATILLPFTVVGVVLVPVVWVLGLVLSVVGGVSAIAATEFRYPLTVRLVK is encoded by the coding sequence GTGACGAACCAGGACCGTGAACAGGTGGTCGAGCACGTCAAGGCGGCCTACGCCGAGGGCAGGCTCGACAAGCACGAGATGGACGAGCGGCTGGACCGGGCGATGACCGCCCGCACTCACGCCGACCTCATGCCGATCATGAACGACCTGTACGGCGCCCGGCCGGCGTACGTGCCCAGGCCGCCCGCGTCCTTCGCTCCCGCCTCCGCCGTGGAGGGAGGCGACCGGGCCGGAGCGGCGGCCGCGCACCTGTTCGCGCTGGCGGGCTTCTTCGTCGTCGGCCCCCTGCTGATGATGGTGACCGCGGGCCGCACGTCCCCCTACATCAGGCGGCACGCGGTGGAGGCGCTCAACTTCCACCTCACCGTGATCGGCGCGACCATCCTGCTGCCGTTCACCGTCGTCGGGGTCGTGCTGGTGCCGGTGGTCTGGGTCCTCGGGCTGGTCCTGTCCGTCGTCGGCGGAGTGTCGGCGATCGCCGCCACCGAGTTCCGCTATCCGCTGACGGTCCGCCTGGTGAAGTAA
- a CDS encoding DUF4192 domain-containing protein, translating to MTTPKLVLSTPADILSAVPYLVGFHPADSLVVTGSTGPEVRLTTRWDLPADPGELDRLVPLLRREAVSSAFLVGYGPGALVTPVVDEVTRLLRAGDIRVTESLRAEGGRYWSYSCGSATCCPAEGTPYDTGGSRVAATAVMHGLVALPDRGSLRRSVQPSGGTRMRQATLRVVAALRTRLAARHAVAEAATEAATSAADLDEEVARFVGEALERVRAAIGLYDSGGRLGDEEAARLGLDLAVIRVRDEAWALIDDRDAHLALWRDLTRRLEPRHAAPAASLLAAAAWHRGECALAGMALERALAADPGYSMALLLRQALTHMMSPAMLRDRMPTPAELDDEMGPPRAVWLTPLRALLAPAQTGSLS from the coding sequence ATGACGACTCCGAAGCTCGTGCTCTCGACCCCGGCGGACATCCTCTCCGCCGTGCCCTACCTCGTCGGTTTCCACCCGGCCGACAGCCTCGTGGTGACCGGGTCCACCGGTCCCGAGGTGCGGCTGACGACGCGGTGGGACCTCCCGGCCGATCCCGGGGAGCTCGACCGGCTGGTCCCGTTACTCCGCCGCGAGGCGGTGTCCTCCGCGTTCCTCGTGGGCTACGGCCCGGGCGCCCTCGTGACCCCCGTCGTCGACGAGGTGACCCGGCTACTGCGGGCCGGGGACATCCGCGTGACGGAGAGCCTGCGGGCCGAGGGCGGGCGCTACTGGTCCTACTCCTGCGGCAGCGCGACCTGCTGCCCGGCCGAGGGCACGCCGTACGACACCGGCGGCAGCCGGGTCGCGGCCACGGCGGTGATGCACGGGCTGGTCGCGCTGCCCGACCGGGGCAGCCTGCGCCGCTCCGTCCAGCCGTCCGGCGGGACGCGGATGCGGCAGGCCACGCTCCGCGTCGTGGCGGCCCTGCGCACGCGCCTCGCGGCCCGTCACGCAGTGGCCGAGGCGGCGACTGAGGCGGCGACTTCGGCGGCGGACCTGGACGAGGAGGTCGCGCGGTTCGTCGGCGAGGCGCTGGAGCGGGTGCGCGCCGCGATCGGCCTGTACGACTCGGGGGGCAGGCTCGGCGACGAGGAGGCCGCGCGGCTCGGGCTGGACCTCGCCGTGATCAGGGTGCGGGACGAGGCGTGGGCGCTGATCGACGACCGGGACGCGCACCTCGCATTGTGGCGTGACCTCACCCGGCGGCTGGAGCCGCGCCACGCCGCGCCCGCGGCCTCGCTGCTGGCGGCGGCCGCGTGGCACCGGGGGGAGTGCGCGCTCGCCGGCATGGCGCTGGAGCGGGCCCTCGCCGCTGATCCGGGCTACTCGATGGCGCTGCTGCTCCGGCAGGCGCTGACGCACATGATGTCTCCCGCCATGCTCCGCGACCGCATGCCCACCCCGGCGGAACTCGACGACGAGATGGGCCCCCCGAGAGCCGTCTGGCTCACGCCGCTGCGCGCGCTGCTGGCGCCGGCTCAGACCGGGTCGCTGTCCTGA
- a CDS encoding MFS transporter encodes MKSIHRAWTVAAVAFVAIIGAAGFRATPGVLIMPLQDEFGWTRGTISLAVSVNLMLYGLCAPFAAALMDRFGMRRVVACALLMVAVGSGLTVFMTASWQLVALWGVLVGAGSGSMALVFAATLTDRWFVRHRGLVTGVLTAGGATGQLVFLPLLAHLVEERGWRPASLTVAGAALAVVPLVWFLLRDTPEEIGLTALGADGPVVRTPGGGAAARAVRVLRDAARTRSFWYLAGGFAICGASTNGLVGTHFIPAAHDHGMPETVAASLLAVIGVFDIAGTIFSGWLSDRVDARLLLVVYYALRGLSLLVLPRLFAATTEPSMLVFIVFYGLDWVATVPPTVALCRRIFGADGAVVFGWVFASHQVGAAVVATVAGVTRDHLGNYDLAWYGAGALCLLAALMSSRVVTRVRDRRDAAILVG; translated from the coding sequence ATGAAGTCGATACACCGTGCCTGGACAGTGGCCGCCGTCGCCTTCGTCGCGATCATCGGGGCGGCCGGCTTCCGGGCGACGCCCGGCGTGCTGATCATGCCGCTGCAGGACGAGTTCGGCTGGACGAGGGGCACCATCTCGCTGGCGGTGTCGGTCAACCTCATGCTCTACGGGCTGTGCGCGCCGTTCGCGGCGGCCCTGATGGACCGCTTCGGCATGCGCCGGGTGGTCGCCTGCGCTCTGCTGATGGTGGCCGTCGGCAGCGGCCTCACCGTGTTCATGACCGCGAGCTGGCAGCTCGTCGCGCTCTGGGGGGTCCTGGTCGGGGCGGGCTCCGGCTCGATGGCGCTCGTCTTCGCCGCCACGCTGACCGACCGCTGGTTCGTCCGGCACCGCGGCCTGGTCACGGGCGTGCTCACGGCCGGCGGTGCCACCGGGCAGCTGGTCTTCCTCCCACTGCTCGCCCACCTCGTGGAGGAGCGGGGCTGGCGGCCGGCCTCGCTCACGGTGGCCGGGGCCGCGCTCGCCGTCGTTCCCCTCGTGTGGTTCCTGCTCAGGGACACCCCCGAGGAGATCGGCCTGACCGCCCTGGGTGCCGACGGGCCGGTCGTCCGTACGCCGGGAGGGGGCGCCGCCGCGCGGGCCGTACGGGTGCTGCGGGACGCGGCGCGCACCCGCTCCTTCTGGTACCTCGCCGGGGGCTTCGCCATCTGCGGCGCGAGCACCAACGGCCTGGTCGGCACCCACTTCATCCCGGCCGCCCACGACCACGGCATGCCCGAGACCGTCGCGGCCTCGCTGCTGGCCGTCATCGGCGTGTTCGACATCGCCGGCACGATCTTCTCCGGGTGGCTGAGCGACCGCGTGGACGCGCGGCTCCTGCTCGTCGTCTACTACGCCCTGCGCGGGCTGTCGCTGCTGGTCCTGCCGCGGTTGTTCGCCGCCACGACCGAGCCGAGCATGCTGGTGTTCATCGTCTTCTACGGCCTCGACTGGGTGGCCACCGTGCCGCCGACCGTGGCCCTGTGCCGCAGGATCTTCGGCGCGGACGGCGCGGTGGTGTTCGGCTGGGTCTTCGCCTCCCACCAGGTCGGCGCGGCCGTCGTCGCCACCGTGGCCGGCGTCACCCGCGACCATCTGGGGAACTACGACCTGGCGTGGTACGGCGCCGGTGCGCTGTGCCTGCTCGCGGCGCTCATGTCGTCCCGTGTCGTCACGCGTGTCCGGGACCGCCGCGATGCTGCGATCCTTGTCGGGTGA
- a CDS encoding EI24 domain-containing protein, which produces MSGIERPAGRRGVGGFAEGIGFCLRGLAWVARHPRWWVFGLIPALIALVLYVAALGWLGTHATDVAAWVTPFADDWSWRDVFRTLVGVMIVVVGLALAVLTFTAVTLVIGDPFYEKLSEKVEEDLGGVPGVDLPFWSSLLRSVRDSLVTLWYVVLFTVPLFVLGFVPVVGQTVVPVAGAFVSGFFLTVELTALAMERRGLRRKERFALLRSNLSASLGFGVPLFVAFMVPFLSVVLMPGAVAGAAMLVRLRLAPAALPGGQARDTKPV; this is translated from the coding sequence ATGAGTGGCATCGAGCGGCCCGCCGGGCGGCGTGGCGTCGGCGGTTTCGCCGAGGGGATCGGCTTCTGCTTGCGGGGTCTCGCGTGGGTCGCCCGGCATCCCCGCTGGTGGGTGTTCGGGCTGATCCCGGCCCTGATCGCGCTCGTGCTCTACGTCGCGGCGCTGGGGTGGCTGGGCACGCACGCCACCGACGTCGCGGCCTGGGTGACGCCGTTCGCCGACGACTGGAGCTGGCGCGACGTGTTCCGCACGCTGGTCGGCGTGATGATCGTCGTGGTGGGTCTCGCGCTCGCCGTGCTGACGTTCACCGCCGTCACCCTCGTGATCGGCGACCCGTTCTACGAGAAGCTCTCGGAGAAGGTCGAGGAGGATCTGGGTGGAGTTCCCGGCGTCGACCTGCCCTTCTGGTCGTCGCTGCTCCGGTCGGTCCGCGACAGCCTCGTCACGCTGTGGTACGTCGTGCTGTTCACGGTGCCGCTGTTCGTGCTCGGGTTCGTGCCGGTCGTGGGCCAGACCGTGGTGCCCGTGGCCGGCGCGTTCGTCTCCGGATTCTTCCTCACGGTCGAGCTGACCGCCCTCGCCATGGAGCGGCGGGGCCTGCGGCGCAAGGAGCGCTTCGCCCTGCTCCGGTCGAACCTGTCCGCCTCGCTCGGGTTCGGCGTGCCGCTCTTCGTCGCGTTCATGGTGCCGTTCCTGAGCGTGGTTCTGATGCCGGGCGCCGTCGCCGGCGCCGCCATGCTCGTGCGCCTCCGGCTCGCGCCCGCGGCCCTGCCGGGAGGCCAGGCCAGGGACACGAAACCCGTCTGA
- a CDS encoding GlxA family transcriptional regulator has protein sequence MHSVPHPVPHPAPHSGPHRVAVMVLDHFAPLDLGIPGQVFPAARSHAPGRAPGRGPLYEVVTCSPGGRPVRTRAGYRVLPDHDLDVLATAHTVVVPGVHDGRALTDGTLDEEVREALLAVAGRARLISICTGAFVLAAAGLLDGRPATTHWRNAAAFRALFPRVRLDPDVLFIDDGDVLTSAGVAAGIDLCLHVIRRDHGTEVANRTARRCVTPPFREGGQAQYIERPLPDPAGTTTAPTRTWMLEHLAEPVDLTVLAAHARMSVRTFTRRFREETGLSPARWLTGQRVAHARHLLETTDLPVDAIAGKAGFGSAVSLRQHLHAAVGVSPLAYRQTFRTPAALS, from the coding sequence ATGCATTCCGTGCCGCACCCCGTGCCGCACCCCGCGCCGCATTCCGGCCCGCACCGCGTCGCCGTAATGGTCCTGGACCACTTCGCGCCGCTCGACCTGGGCATCCCCGGGCAGGTGTTCCCGGCCGCTCGCAGCCATGCCCCCGGACGCGCCCCCGGACGTGGGCCGCTCTACGAGGTCGTCACCTGCTCCCCGGGGGGCCGGCCGGTGCGGACCCGGGCGGGCTACCGCGTCCTCCCCGACCACGACCTGGACGTGCTCGCCACGGCGCACACGGTGGTGGTCCCGGGCGTACACGACGGGCGCGCGCTGACGGACGGCACGCTCGACGAGGAGGTGCGCGAGGCGCTGCTGGCGGTCGCCGGGCGGGCCCGGCTGATCTCGATCTGCACCGGCGCCTTCGTGCTCGCCGCCGCCGGTCTGCTGGACGGGCGGCCCGCGACGACCCACTGGCGCAACGCCGCGGCCTTCCGCGCCCTCTTCCCCCGCGTACGGCTCGATCCGGACGTGCTGTTCATCGACGACGGCGATGTGCTGACCTCCGCCGGGGTGGCGGCGGGCATCGACCTGTGCCTGCACGTGATCCGGCGCGACCACGGCACGGAGGTGGCCAACCGTACCGCCCGCCGGTGCGTGACGCCGCCGTTCCGCGAGGGCGGGCAGGCCCAGTACATCGAGCGGCCGCTGCCCGACCCGGCGGGGACGACCACCGCCCCCACCCGGACGTGGATGCTGGAACATCTGGCGGAACCGGTCGACCTGACCGTCCTCGCCGCGCACGCCCGCATGAGCGTGCGGACCTTCACCCGGAGGTTCCGGGAGGAGACCGGCCTCAGCCCGGCCAGGTGGCTCACCGGGCAGCGCGTCGCGCACGCCCGCCATCTGCTGGAGACCACCGACCTGCCGGTCGACGCGATCGCCGGGAAGGCGGGGTTCGGCAGCGCGGTCTCACTCCGGCAGCACCTGCACGCCGCCGTCGGGGTGTCCCCACTCGCCTACCGGCAGACGTTCCGCACCCCGGCCGCGCTCTCCTGA
- a CDS encoding peptidyl-tRNA hydrolase, which translates to MTERVLPLVVRIERAAPPRRTDALEAAATAVPRLLDHAENGHEWDGDEWDGDEWDREIAEWQDGRIRKVVRRARGAEWRRALALPGITVTVRTAEVRVHPPVPLDDWPRDLARLQVSGTDLADAPDDAVPPEPGPDDVVLWVNPRLTMTAGKAMAQAGHGAQFAWWGAGEADRAAWRGRGFAVRVRTAGPGRWDALAASGLPVVRDAGFTEIEPGSATIVVDAPWLRAGVPDL; encoded by the coding sequence GTGACCGAGCGCGTTCTTCCCCTGGTCGTACGCATCGAGCGGGCGGCGCCGCCGCGCCGCACCGACGCGCTGGAGGCGGCGGCGACCGCCGTGCCCCGGCTGCTCGACCACGCGGAGAACGGGCACGAGTGGGACGGGGACGAGTGGGACGGGGACGAGTGGGACAGGGAGATCGCCGAGTGGCAGGACGGCCGGATCAGGAAGGTGGTCAGGCGGGCCCGTGGGGCCGAGTGGCGGCGGGCGCTCGCCCTGCCCGGGATCACCGTCACCGTGCGCACGGCCGAGGTGCGGGTGCATCCGCCGGTGCCGCTGGACGACTGGCCGCGTGACCTCGCCCGGCTCCAGGTGTCGGGCACCGATCTGGCGGACGCCCCCGACGACGCCGTTCCGCCGGAGCCCGGCCCCGATGACGTGGTGCTCTGGGTCAACCCCCGGCTGACGATGACGGCGGGCAAGGCGATGGCCCAGGCGGGCCACGGCGCGCAGTTCGCCTGGTGGGGCGCGGGCGAGGCGGACAGGGCGGCCTGGCGCGGGCGCGGCTTCGCCGTACGCGTCCGGACGGCGGGTCCCGGCCGGTGGGACGCGCTGGCCGCGAGCGGCCTGCCGGTGGTCCGGGACGCCGGGTTCACGGAGATCGAACCCGGCTCGGCGACGATCGTCGTGGACGCCCCCTGGCTGCGGGCGGGCGTTCCCGATCTGTGA